A single window of Channa argus isolate prfri chromosome 2, Channa argus male v1.0, whole genome shotgun sequence DNA harbors:
- the nhsb gene encoding actin remodeling regulator NHS isoform X7, which yields MALACLGLGCVPVQSKAVSNLDIESKLSVHYQAPWHQQHNVFHPCTRPPCLEELHRNAQFSLRDLHQDEQQCQRSTSRERNRVTISISVAPPMPTFPSPHTIRRQQRSRLARAQERAERERELDYQPRKERTVRETEIQTIQRKERPGRDIQTIQRKFECFYSLHPIEGCILIPWNRKATSKGESEGGEVLGGHRLKASAPTTSSTQDKQTTWSKENLPPSDQKTNADSHAISSCIIPINVTGVGFDREASARCSLVHSQSVLQRRRKLRRRKTITGIPKRVHQDMDSDESPVARERTAIVHANPHQLSLCQEDLSVCGRLHHTRDSGCQTDDFLIACTAAPSRRRIRAQRGHQGIPASLSHSTGNISSLGDQSDSTYTSAAAHGGRLRSRSLPREGGRLMDSDEDDDDDDNYDDDDEEDELSPYEAEDFIPPGPSPRLKMMMMMKDEEESTDDQAAPEPLQLGSLKRLQRSGERDRGGGGGGSPEHSWMERGRSRLPRKADMGSCEISSSSDTFSSPIHSVSTTGVLGSHVDHKEDHQSSSGNWSGSSSTCPSQTSETIPPPSSPPLTGSSHCDSELSLNTVPNAIDEGFSLDPSYHSDLRPQGQGHRSSSFTSSATDQLDDAGVSTASEGEWTYPPDQDQTDQDQDPDQNQNLIQSHGLVQEYSSKQDLENQTSFSDSKTSNNEREPGSHYPCDTDGFYSSSVHFGDCNQIYRGHMYNYADPGPDCSHSNTVAPPPSQRVYPQPSADFRVGTMTLGRTCRPLRKPKVKPPPPKRTSSLKEASSSVDVGTDTQADQDQPKTVNEQELTLSSTDMKLELELELEGAPEPLQTSCLVAEPLGSWGMGLGETMDMVEPVSFSSADTHSFKDEGAVQSDYADLWLHNTELKSNNGEYTSMSNSSTATGTTVMECTKSPDSSSSSTETQIQVHAQASETSANSPPLPPGEFKLGSPEKLAGLASPSSGYSSQSETPTSTLPSSSAAFFPGPLSPSTCKRKPKVPERKSSLSSLQHFPRDGSSVSSSYKRDPDFPPPPSQLDLNVLHGGFVRHTLSHRTHHIHTLHHSKHRVANVCAIGTKLLAPEASNATLPPSSNSSSTISSSNLLPTTPSTLRPVQVNSVTQSTNSGTSTDQEKASGPETATRPKCPPSASTLAPPPINTRPLPPRRPPPRPPAHDHISSPEHTQPPPPGRHPDGPPSYESLLLRQDRYGPGTFWAMTAFRTRMDPSSDLSEESSPLHRPVPRAPHPSPVDLHTHIHSHTEFRGLTQSSHAHPEFRVLGERSFSQDDDDDEDEEEEEEEQEKELPRTACARGTIRLDHPPPPAYEFAGVSHSDSGPWPSPVKVPGTTIETSHSYIISDARKRGQEQQEEEEEMISGATRSAHQQQPQESKDDSTTPDTEDYFSKGILCAADSTPSDNSLSPLMDDTKVDDDIIITSPNKTRTTEDLFAMIHRSKRKVLGRKDSGDLNMKSRICPTVPVTSGNASTVIIPPAPPLNIPATLATAAVSQRAPVPIYRSAKKSTTSNEEFKLLLLKKGSRSDSSYRMSATEILKSPITPKIPGESTPEGPVKQVEEQPSTLQEPPISGLDPIHIPGLFPRANSESFTPKTLPMSAASRQGRSRIPPVANSSRYSTRSRLYTAPMQAISEGETENSDGSPHDDRSS from the exons ATGGCTTTGGCTTGCCTCGGTCTCGGGTGTGTCCCTGTCCAATCCAAAG CGGTGTCAAACTTGGATATAGAGAGCAAGCTTTCAGTTCACTACCAGGCTCCATGGCACCAGCAACACAATGTGTTTCACCCTTGCACCCGACCACCATGTCTAGAGGAGCTGCACAGAAATGCTCAGTTCAGTCTCAGAGACCTGCACCAAG ATGAACAACAGTGCCAGCGTTCCACAAGTCGGGAGCGAAACAGGGTGACAATCTCTATCTCAGTGGCACCACCTATGCCCACATTTCCTTCACCTCACACCATTCGCCGGCAACAGAGGAGTCGCCTGGCACGAGCA caagagagagcagaaagggAGCGAGAGTTAGACTATCAACCCAGGAAG GAGAGGAcagtgagagaaacagagatCCAGACCATACAGAGAAAA GAGAGGCCAGGGAGAGATATCCAGACCATCCAAAGAAAG TTTGAGTGCTTTTACTCACTACACCCTATTGAAGGTTGCATCCTCATTCCATGGAATAGAAAG gCTACTTCCAAGGGGGAAAGCGAAGGTGGTGAGGTTTTGGGAGGCCACAGACTCAAAGCATCAGCTCCCACCACCTCCTCAACCCAGGATAAACAAACAACGTGGTCCAAGGAAAACCTCCCGCCATCAGATCAGAAGACAAATGCTGATTCTCATGCCATTTCCTCATGCATCATCCCCATTAATGTCACAG GAGTTGGGTTTGACAGGGAAGCAAGTGCACGTTGCTCTCTAGTTCATTCCCAGTCAGTTCTACAGAGGAGGCGgaagctgaggaggaggaagaccaTCACTGGAATACCCAAAAGAGTACATCAGGACATGG ACTCAGATGAATCACCCGTAGCAAGAGAGCGCACAGCGATCGTCCATGCCAACCCGCAccaactctctctctgtcaggaAGATCTCTCAGTCTGTGGTCGCCTTCATCATACTCGTGACTCTGGCTGCCAGACAGATGATTTCCTTATAGCAT GTACAGCTGCTCCTTCCAGAAGGCGTATCCGTGCTCAACGTGGCCACCAGGGAATCCCTGCCTCTCTATCCCATTCAACAGGGAACATTTCTTCCCTAGGTGACCAGTCAGACTCCACATATACCAGTGCTGCAGCCCACGGTGGACGGTTGCGCTCCCGTAGCCTTCCCCGTGAGGGTGGACGTCTGATGGAcagtgatgaggatgatgatgatgatgacaattatgatgatgatgatgaggaggatgagtTGTCGCCGTATGAAGCAGAAGATTTTATTCCACCTGGCCCAAGTCCAAGattgaagatgatgatgatgatgaaagatgaagaggagagcACAGATGATCAGGCAGCCCCAGAACCCCTACAACTTGGAAGTCTAAAAAGACTGCAGCGATCtggggaaagagacagagggggcggaggaggagggagcCCAGAGCATAGCTGGATGGAAAGGGGCCGTTCTCGCTTGCCACGCAAGGCAGACATGGGCAGCTGTGAGATCTCATCTAGTTCAGACACTTTCAGTAGCCCTATTCACTCTGTGTCTACAACAGGAGTCTTGGGCAGCCATGTGGACCACAAGGAGGACCACCAGTCATCGAGTGGAAACTGGAGTGGTTCAAGCTCCACCTGCCCCTCTCAGACATCTGAAACCATACCCCCTCCCTCTTCTCCACCACTGACAGGTTCATCCCACTGCGACTCAGAGCTATCACTGAACACTGTGCCCAATGCAATTGATGAGGGATTCTCCCTGGATCCCTCATACCACTCTGACCTCAGACCCCAAGGCCAAGGCCACAGGTCAAGTTCATTCACATCCTCAGCCACAGACCAGCTGGATGATGCTGGGGTCAGTACAGCCAGTGAGGGTGAGTGGACATACCCACCAGACCAAGATCAGACTGATCAGGACCAAGACCCTGACCAGAATCAAAACCTGATCCAGAGCCATGGATTAGTGCAGGAGTACAGCTCCAAACAAGATCTAGAGAATCAAACCAGTTTCAGTGACAGCAAGACCAGTAACAATGAAAGAGAGCCTGGCTCCCATTACCCATGTGATACAGATGGTTTCTACTCTTCTTCTGTGCATTTTGGGGATTGTAATCAGATTTACAGAGGACACATGTATAACTATGCAGACCCAGGACCTGACTGTAGTCACTCCAACACTGTGgcaccaccaccatcacaaaGAGTTTACCCTCAGCCTTCAGCTGACTTTAGAGTAGGCACTATGACCCTCGGGAGAACCTGTCGTCCGCTAAGGAAACCGAAAGTGAAACCTCCACCACCCAAACGGACCTCTTCACTGAAGGAGGCGAGTAGTAGTGTTGATGTTGGAACTGACACACAAGCAGATCAGGATCAACCAAAGACAGTTAATGAACAAGAGCTTACTTTGTCTTCCACTGATATGAAGCTGGAACTGGAGTTAGAACTTGAAGGTGCTCCAGAACCATTACAAACATCCTGTTTAGTGGCAGAGCCATTGGGAAGTTGGGGAATGGGACTGGGGGAAACCATGGACATGGTAGAACCTGTGTCATTCAGCTCTGCAGATACACACTCATTTAAAGATGAGGGTGCTGTGCAATCTGACTATGCAGACCTGTGGCTTCACAACACTGAGCTGAAGTCCAACAATGGTGAGTACACATCTATGTCCAATTCAAGCACAGCCACAGGTACTACTGTAATGGAGTGTACCAAGTCACCCGacagctcttcctcctccacagaGACCCAAATCCAGGTCCATGCCCAGGCTTCAGAGACCAGCGCAAACAGTCCACCTCTGCCACCTGGAGAGTTCAAACTTGGGTCACCTGAGAAGCTGGCTGGCCTTGCCTCACCATCAAGTGGCtattccagccaatcagagactCCAACATCCACCTTGCCCTCATCATCTGCAGCATTCTTCCCAGGTCCTCTGTCACCCTCAACTTGCAAGAGAAAGCCAAAAGTGCCAGAGAGGAagtcttctctctcttccctgCAGCACTTCCCAAGAGATGGATCTTCAGTTTCCTCTAGCTATAAGAGAGACCCAGACTtcccacctccaccttctcAACTAGATCTTAATGTCCTTCATGGTGGCTTTGTCAGACATACACTATCGCACCGGacacaccacatacacacactccaccacagcaaacacagagttgcaaatgtgtgtgcaaTTGGAACAAAGTTGTTGGCTCCTGAGGCATCAAATGCCACCCTGCCACCAAGTTCAAACTCTTCTTCAACAATTTCCAGCTCCAATCTATTGCCAACAACTCCATCTACTCTTCGTCCTGTGCAGGTTAATTCTGTTACCCAATCTACAAACAGTGGTACTTCTACAGACCAAGAAAAGGCTAGTGGACCAGAGACTGCTACAAGACCCAAATGTCCACCTAGTGCATCTACTCTGGCTCCACCACCAATTAACACCAGACCTCTCCCTCCTCGCAGACCACCTCCTAGGCCCCCAGCTCACGACCACATCTCCTcccctgaacacacacagccaccTCCTCCTGGCCGCCACCCTGATGGGCCTCCATCCTATGAAAGCCTGCTGCTGAGGCAAGACCGCTATGGGCCTGGAACCTTCTGGGCTATGACAGCCTTCAGAACACGGATGGACCCATCATCAGACCTTTCAGAGGAAAGCTCACCCTTGCATCGCCCTGTGCCACGTGCTCCCCACCCCTCACCTGTGGATctgcacacacatattcattcacacacagagtTCAGAGGGCTCACACAGTCATCTCATGCACACCCTGAGTTTAGGGTTTTGGGAGAGCGATCATTCTcccaggatgatgatgatgatgaagacgaagaagaggaggaggaagagcaggagaAAGAGCTGCCGAGGACTGCATGTGCTAGAGGAACCATACGATTGGACCATCCTCCACCCCCAGCATATGAGTTTGCTGGGGTATCCCATTCAGACTCAGGGCCATGGCCTAGTCCAGTCAAAGTGCCTGGCACCACAATAGAGACATCTCATTCTTATATAATCAGCGATGCAAGGAAAAGAGGACAGGAAcagcaggaagaagaggaggaaatgatATCAGGTGCTACCAGAAGTGCCCATCAGCAGCAGCCACAGGAGAGCAAAGATGACTCCACCACTCCTGACACAGAAGATTACTTCAGTAAAG GGATTTTGTGTGCTGCAGATTCAACACCAAGTGATAATTCGCTTTCCCCTCTGATGGATGATACCAAAGTGGATGATGACATTATTATCACATCACCAAACAAGACGCGTACAACTGAGGACCTGTTTGCGATGATACACAG ATCCAAAAGAAAGGTGCTGGGCCGTAAAGATTCAGGAGACTTAAACATGAAGTCCCGTATCTGCCCTACAGTACCAGTGACCTCTGGTAATGCCTCCACTGTAATTATTCCACCAGCTCCTCCACTCAACATCCCAGCCACTTTAGCAACTGCTGCTGTATCACAACGAGCTCCAGTGCCAATCTACCGCAGCGCCAAGAAATCTACCACATCCAATGAGGAGTTTAAACTCCTGTTGCTGAAGAAAGGTAGTAGGTCTGATTCTAGCTATCGCATGTCAGCTACAGAGATTCTGAAGAGCCCTATCACCCCTAAAATTCCAGGGGAGTCCACTCCAGAAGGGCCTGTAAAACAGGTTGAGGAGCAACCCTCCACACTACAGGAGCCCCCCATTTCTGGCCTGGACCCGATCCATATACCAGGTCTTTTTCCTAGGGCTAACTCAGAGAGTTTCACCCCCAAAACCTTGCCTATGTCAGCTGCATCTCGACAGGGACGTTCACGGATCCCCCCCGTAGCCAACAGTAGTCGCTACAGTACACGTAGCCGCCTCTACACAGCCCCCATGCAAGCCATTTCTGAAGGGGAGACAGAAAATTCAGACGGGAGCCCCCATGATGACAGATCCTCCTAA
- the nhsb gene encoding actin remodeling regulator NHS isoform X4, with the protein MPFAKRIVEPQLLCRHQIPSDEGLLFEDLCAISNVVLSRTLRQLSDLARHACSLFQELENDIINTNQRVWVLQNKIGQIQQTASALDPKKEAVPVSNLDIESKLSVHYQAPWHQQHNVFHPCTRPPCLEELHRNAQFSLRDLHQDEQQCQRSTSRERNRVTISISVAPPMPTFPSPHTIRRQQRSRLARAQERAERERELDYQPRKERTVRETEIQTIQRKERPGRDIQTIQRKATSKGESEGGEVLGGHRLKASAPTTSSTQDKQTTWSKENLPPSDQKTNADSHAISSCIIPINVTGVGFDREASARCSLVHSQSVLQRRRKLRRRKTITGIPKRVHQDMDSDESPVARERTAIVHANPHQLSLCQEDLSVCGRLHHTRDSGCQTDDFLIACTAAPSRRRIRAQRGHQGIPASLSHSTGNISSLGDQSDSTYTSAAAHGGRLRSRSLPREGGRLMDSDEDDDDDDNYDDDDEEDELSPYEAEDFIPPGPSPRLKMMMMMKDEEESTDDQAAPEPLQLGSLKRLQRSGERDRGGGGGGSPEHSWMERGRSRLPRKADMGSCEISSSSDTFSSPIHSVSTTGVLGSHVDHKEDHQSSSGNWSGSSSTCPSQTSETIPPPSSPPLTGSSHCDSELSLNTVPNAIDEGFSLDPSYHSDLRPQGQGHRSSSFTSSATDQLDDAGVSTASEGEWTYPPDQDQTDQDQDPDQNQNLIQSHGLVQEYSSKQDLENQTSFSDSKTSNNEREPGSHYPCDTDGFYSSSVHFGDCNQIYRGHMYNYADPGPDCSHSNTVAPPPSQRVYPQPSADFRVGTMTLGRTCRPLRKPKVKPPPPKRTSSLKEASSSVDVGTDTQADQDQPKTVNEQELTLSSTDMKLELELELEGAPEPLQTSCLVAEPLGSWGMGLGETMDMVEPVSFSSADTHSFKDEGAVQSDYADLWLHNTELKSNNGEYTSMSNSSTATGTTVMECTKSPDSSSSSTETQIQVHAQASETSANSPPLPPGEFKLGSPEKLAGLASPSSGYSSQSETPTSTLPSSSAAFFPGPLSPSTCKRKPKVPERKSSLSSLQHFPRDGSSVSSSYKRDPDFPPPPSQLDLNVLHGGFVRHTLSHRTHHIHTLHHSKHRVANVCAIGTKLLAPEASNATLPPSSNSSSTISSSNLLPTTPSTLRPVQVNSVTQSTNSGTSTDQEKASGPETATRPKCPPSASTLAPPPINTRPLPPRRPPPRPPAHDHISSPEHTQPPPPGRHPDGPPSYESLLLRQDRYGPGTFWAMTAFRTRMDPSSDLSEESSPLHRPVPRAPHPSPVDLHTHIHSHTEFRGLTQSSHAHPEFRVLGERSFSQDDDDDEDEEEEEEEQEKELPRTACARGTIRLDHPPPPAYEFAGVSHSDSGPWPSPVKVPGTTIETSHSYIISDARKRGQEQQEEEEEMISGATRSAHQQQPQESKDDSTTPDTEDYFSKGILCAADSTPSDNSLSPLMDDTKVDDDIIITSPNKTRTTEDLFAMIHRSKRKVLGRKDSGDLNMKSRICPTVPVTSGNASTVIIPPAPPLNIPATLATAAVSQRAPVPIYRSAKKSTTSNEEFKLLLLKKGSRSDSSYRMSATEILKSPITPKIPGESTPEGPVKQVEEQPSTLQEPPISGLDPIHIPGLFPRANSESFTPKTLPMSAASRQGRSRIPPVANSSRYSTRSRLYTAPMQAISEGETENSDGSPHDDRSS; encoded by the exons CGGTGTCAAACTTGGATATAGAGAGCAAGCTTTCAGTTCACTACCAGGCTCCATGGCACCAGCAACACAATGTGTTTCACCCTTGCACCCGACCACCATGTCTAGAGGAGCTGCACAGAAATGCTCAGTTCAGTCTCAGAGACCTGCACCAAG ATGAACAACAGTGCCAGCGTTCCACAAGTCGGGAGCGAAACAGGGTGACAATCTCTATCTCAGTGGCACCACCTATGCCCACATTTCCTTCACCTCACACCATTCGCCGGCAACAGAGGAGTCGCCTGGCACGAGCA caagagagagcagaaagggAGCGAGAGTTAGACTATCAACCCAGGAAG GAGAGGAcagtgagagaaacagagatCCAGACCATACAGAGAAAA GAGAGGCCAGGGAGAGATATCCAGACCATCCAAAGAAAG gCTACTTCCAAGGGGGAAAGCGAAGGTGGTGAGGTTTTGGGAGGCCACAGACTCAAAGCATCAGCTCCCACCACCTCCTCAACCCAGGATAAACAAACAACGTGGTCCAAGGAAAACCTCCCGCCATCAGATCAGAAGACAAATGCTGATTCTCATGCCATTTCCTCATGCATCATCCCCATTAATGTCACAG GAGTTGGGTTTGACAGGGAAGCAAGTGCACGTTGCTCTCTAGTTCATTCCCAGTCAGTTCTACAGAGGAGGCGgaagctgaggaggaggaagaccaTCACTGGAATACCCAAAAGAGTACATCAGGACATGG ACTCAGATGAATCACCCGTAGCAAGAGAGCGCACAGCGATCGTCCATGCCAACCCGCAccaactctctctctgtcaggaAGATCTCTCAGTCTGTGGTCGCCTTCATCATACTCGTGACTCTGGCTGCCAGACAGATGATTTCCTTATAGCAT GTACAGCTGCTCCTTCCAGAAGGCGTATCCGTGCTCAACGTGGCCACCAGGGAATCCCTGCCTCTCTATCCCATTCAACAGGGAACATTTCTTCCCTAGGTGACCAGTCAGACTCCACATATACCAGTGCTGCAGCCCACGGTGGACGGTTGCGCTCCCGTAGCCTTCCCCGTGAGGGTGGACGTCTGATGGAcagtgatgaggatgatgatgatgatgacaattatgatgatgatgatgaggaggatgagtTGTCGCCGTATGAAGCAGAAGATTTTATTCCACCTGGCCCAAGTCCAAGattgaagatgatgatgatgatgaaagatgaagaggagagcACAGATGATCAGGCAGCCCCAGAACCCCTACAACTTGGAAGTCTAAAAAGACTGCAGCGATCtggggaaagagacagagggggcggaggaggagggagcCCAGAGCATAGCTGGATGGAAAGGGGCCGTTCTCGCTTGCCACGCAAGGCAGACATGGGCAGCTGTGAGATCTCATCTAGTTCAGACACTTTCAGTAGCCCTATTCACTCTGTGTCTACAACAGGAGTCTTGGGCAGCCATGTGGACCACAAGGAGGACCACCAGTCATCGAGTGGAAACTGGAGTGGTTCAAGCTCCACCTGCCCCTCTCAGACATCTGAAACCATACCCCCTCCCTCTTCTCCACCACTGACAGGTTCATCCCACTGCGACTCAGAGCTATCACTGAACACTGTGCCCAATGCAATTGATGAGGGATTCTCCCTGGATCCCTCATACCACTCTGACCTCAGACCCCAAGGCCAAGGCCACAGGTCAAGTTCATTCACATCCTCAGCCACAGACCAGCTGGATGATGCTGGGGTCAGTACAGCCAGTGAGGGTGAGTGGACATACCCACCAGACCAAGATCAGACTGATCAGGACCAAGACCCTGACCAGAATCAAAACCTGATCCAGAGCCATGGATTAGTGCAGGAGTACAGCTCCAAACAAGATCTAGAGAATCAAACCAGTTTCAGTGACAGCAAGACCAGTAACAATGAAAGAGAGCCTGGCTCCCATTACCCATGTGATACAGATGGTTTCTACTCTTCTTCTGTGCATTTTGGGGATTGTAATCAGATTTACAGAGGACACATGTATAACTATGCAGACCCAGGACCTGACTGTAGTCACTCCAACACTGTGgcaccaccaccatcacaaaGAGTTTACCCTCAGCCTTCAGCTGACTTTAGAGTAGGCACTATGACCCTCGGGAGAACCTGTCGTCCGCTAAGGAAACCGAAAGTGAAACCTCCACCACCCAAACGGACCTCTTCACTGAAGGAGGCGAGTAGTAGTGTTGATGTTGGAACTGACACACAAGCAGATCAGGATCAACCAAAGACAGTTAATGAACAAGAGCTTACTTTGTCTTCCACTGATATGAAGCTGGAACTGGAGTTAGAACTTGAAGGTGCTCCAGAACCATTACAAACATCCTGTTTAGTGGCAGAGCCATTGGGAAGTTGGGGAATGGGACTGGGGGAAACCATGGACATGGTAGAACCTGTGTCATTCAGCTCTGCAGATACACACTCATTTAAAGATGAGGGTGCTGTGCAATCTGACTATGCAGACCTGTGGCTTCACAACACTGAGCTGAAGTCCAACAATGGTGAGTACACATCTATGTCCAATTCAAGCACAGCCACAGGTACTACTGTAATGGAGTGTACCAAGTCACCCGacagctcttcctcctccacagaGACCCAAATCCAGGTCCATGCCCAGGCTTCAGAGACCAGCGCAAACAGTCCACCTCTGCCACCTGGAGAGTTCAAACTTGGGTCACCTGAGAAGCTGGCTGGCCTTGCCTCACCATCAAGTGGCtattccagccaatcagagactCCAACATCCACCTTGCCCTCATCATCTGCAGCATTCTTCCCAGGTCCTCTGTCACCCTCAACTTGCAAGAGAAAGCCAAAAGTGCCAGAGAGGAagtcttctctctcttccctgCAGCACTTCCCAAGAGATGGATCTTCAGTTTCCTCTAGCTATAAGAGAGACCCAGACTtcccacctccaccttctcAACTAGATCTTAATGTCCTTCATGGTGGCTTTGTCAGACATACACTATCGCACCGGacacaccacatacacacactccaccacagcaaacacagagttgcaaatgtgtgtgcaaTTGGAACAAAGTTGTTGGCTCCTGAGGCATCAAATGCCACCCTGCCACCAAGTTCAAACTCTTCTTCAACAATTTCCAGCTCCAATCTATTGCCAACAACTCCATCTACTCTTCGTCCTGTGCAGGTTAATTCTGTTACCCAATCTACAAACAGTGGTACTTCTACAGACCAAGAAAAGGCTAGTGGACCAGAGACTGCTACAAGACCCAAATGTCCACCTAGTGCATCTACTCTGGCTCCACCACCAATTAACACCAGACCTCTCCCTCCTCGCAGACCACCTCCTAGGCCCCCAGCTCACGACCACATCTCCTcccctgaacacacacagccaccTCCTCCTGGCCGCCACCCTGATGGGCCTCCATCCTATGAAAGCCTGCTGCTGAGGCAAGACCGCTATGGGCCTGGAACCTTCTGGGCTATGACAGCCTTCAGAACACGGATGGACCCATCATCAGACCTTTCAGAGGAAAGCTCACCCTTGCATCGCCCTGTGCCACGTGCTCCCCACCCCTCACCTGTGGATctgcacacacatattcattcacacacagagtTCAGAGGGCTCACACAGTCATCTCATGCACACCCTGAGTTTAGGGTTTTGGGAGAGCGATCATTCTcccaggatgatgatgatgatgaagacgaagaagaggaggaggaagagcaggagaAAGAGCTGCCGAGGACTGCATGTGCTAGAGGAACCATACGATTGGACCATCCTCCACCCCCAGCATATGAGTTTGCTGGGGTATCCCATTCAGACTCAGGGCCATGGCCTAGTCCAGTCAAAGTGCCTGGCACCACAATAGAGACATCTCATTCTTATATAATCAGCGATGCAAGGAAAAGAGGACAGGAAcagcaggaagaagaggaggaaatgatATCAGGTGCTACCAGAAGTGCCCATCAGCAGCAGCCACAGGAGAGCAAAGATGACTCCACCACTCCTGACACAGAAGATTACTTCAGTAAAG GGATTTTGTGTGCTGCAGATTCAACACCAAGTGATAATTCGCTTTCCCCTCTGATGGATGATACCAAAGTGGATGATGACATTATTATCACATCACCAAACAAGACGCGTACAACTGAGGACCTGTTTGCGATGATACACAG ATCCAAAAGAAAGGTGCTGGGCCGTAAAGATTCAGGAGACTTAAACATGAAGTCCCGTATCTGCCCTACAGTACCAGTGACCTCTGGTAATGCCTCCACTGTAATTATTCCACCAGCTCCTCCACTCAACATCCCAGCCACTTTAGCAACTGCTGCTGTATCACAACGAGCTCCAGTGCCAATCTACCGCAGCGCCAAGAAATCTACCACATCCAATGAGGAGTTTAAACTCCTGTTGCTGAAGAAAGGTAGTAGGTCTGATTCTAGCTATCGCATGTCAGCTACAGAGATTCTGAAGAGCCCTATCACCCCTAAAATTCCAGGGGAGTCCACTCCAGAAGGGCCTGTAAAACAGGTTGAGGAGCAACCCTCCACACTACAGGAGCCCCCCATTTCTGGCCTGGACCCGATCCATATACCAGGTCTTTTTCCTAGGGCTAACTCAGAGAGTTTCACCCCCAAAACCTTGCCTATGTCAGCTGCATCTCGACAGGGACGTTCACGGATCCCCCCCGTAGCCAACAGTAGTCGCTACAGTACACGTAGCCGCCTCTACACAGCCCCCATGCAAGCCATTTCTGAAGGGGAGACAGAAAATTCAGACGGGAGCCCCCATGATGACAGATCCTCCTAA